The following are from one region of the Sphingomonas sp. J315 genome:
- a CDS encoding alpha/beta hydrolase has product MRAIGFGLAMAVLTIPASAQEAAPAVQSKRDIVYRTTTTGPLHLDLHRPQSAKGKRAPVLVVIHGGAWARGERPKGWTGHRRFVEAGFAIISMQYRLSGQAQAPAAVEDVRCVMGWIAERAALEGLDPKRIVLMGTSAGAHLALMGAYIDASEGLDPKECGAVPRAAAVIDFYGPTDLRPESLGAWSSPSIGKWVGEGAAGAAMAARMSPIARVRAGRPPVFIVHGDADPVVPLAASTALKAALDRAKVPAELHIVPGGVHGKFDPVLQDRLLADAVTFLKRHRVID; this is encoded by the coding sequence ATGCGAGCGATCGGATTTGGTTTGGCGATGGCGGTGTTGACGATCCCGGCTTCCGCGCAGGAAGCCGCGCCCGCTGTTCAGAGCAAGCGCGACATCGTCTATCGCACCACCACAACCGGCCCGCTCCATCTCGATCTCCACCGCCCGCAAAGCGCCAAGGGCAAGCGCGCGCCTGTGCTGGTCGTCATCCATGGCGGCGCATGGGCGCGCGGCGAGCGGCCCAAGGGCTGGACCGGACATCGTCGCTTCGTCGAAGCCGGGTTCGCGATAATCAGCATGCAATATCGCCTGTCGGGTCAGGCACAGGCGCCGGCAGCGGTCGAGGATGTCCGGTGTGTCATGGGCTGGATCGCGGAACGGGCTGCCCTAGAGGGGCTGGACCCGAAGCGCATCGTCCTGATGGGGACATCGGCGGGCGCGCATCTGGCGCTGATGGGGGCCTATATTGATGCGAGCGAGGGTCTCGATCCCAAGGAATGCGGAGCTGTGCCGCGCGCTGCGGCGGTGATCGATTTCTACGGCCCGACCGATCTGCGCCCGGAGTCGCTCGGCGCGTGGTCCAGTCCGTCGATCGGCAAATGGGTCGGAGAGGGGGCGGCGGGCGCCGCGATGGCCGCCCGCATGTCGCCGATTGCCCGCGTCCGGGCGGGGCGACCCCCGGTATTCATCGTCCATGGCGACGCGGACCCGGTGGTCCCACTCGCCGCATCGACCGCGCTCAAGGCCGCGCTCGATCGGGCGAAGGTGCCGGCCGAGCTGCATATCGTGCCCGGCGGGGTGCATGGAAAATTCGATCCCGTGCTTCAGGATCGCCTGCTCGCCGATGCCGTGACCTTTCTGAAGCGTCACCGCGTGATCGACTGA